The following proteins are co-located in the Rhodococcus opacus B4 genome:
- a CDS encoding class I SAM-dependent methyltransferase produces the protein MTRRFGRRATLKRSFGLLSDFRHEQTAPDLFYGALARDSVELIGDLWGGLTGADLTGTTVLDVGGGPGYFADVFQQAGARYVPVEPDPSEMHAAGLAVGGAVRGSGLALPFRTSSVDICFSSNVAEHVSEPWAMAEEMVRVTKPGGLMVLSYTLWWGPFGGHETGPWHALGGEYAARRYLRRNGREPKNRYGVSLFKVGAADGLRWGRRTRDADLLAAFPRYHPRWAWWMVRVPGLREFLVSNLVLVMRKR, from the coding sequence GTGACCCGGCGATTCGGTCGACGGGCAACCCTGAAGAGGTCGTTCGGCCTGCTCAGCGACTTCCGGCACGAACAGACCGCGCCCGACCTGTTCTACGGCGCCCTCGCCCGCGACTCCGTCGAACTGATCGGCGACCTGTGGGGCGGTCTGACCGGCGCGGATCTCACCGGTACGACGGTCCTCGACGTCGGTGGCGGCCCCGGCTACTTCGCGGACGTGTTCCAGCAGGCAGGCGCCCGGTACGTCCCCGTGGAACCGGACCCGTCCGAGATGCACGCCGCGGGGCTCGCGGTGGGCGGCGCCGTCCGCGGGTCGGGGCTGGCACTGCCGTTCCGGACGTCGTCGGTGGACATCTGCTTCTCCTCCAACGTCGCGGAGCACGTCAGCGAACCGTGGGCAATGGCGGAGGAGATGGTCCGCGTGACGAAACCCGGTGGCCTGATGGTGCTGTCGTACACGTTGTGGTGGGGCCCGTTCGGCGGCCACGAGACCGGGCCGTGGCATGCACTGGGCGGCGAGTACGCCGCCCGGCGTTACCTGCGCAGGAACGGCCGCGAACCCAAGAACCGCTACGGCGTCTCCCTGTTCAAAGTGGGTGCGGCCGACGGGCTTCGGTGGGGCCGTCGCACCCGGGACGCAGACTTGCTGGCCGCCTTCCCCCGCTACCACCCGCGCTGGGCGTGGTGGATGGTGCGCGTGCCCGGACTGCGCGAGTTCCTGGTGAGCAACCTCGTTCTCGTGATGCGGAAGCGCTGA
- a CDS encoding glycosyltransferase family 4 protein produces MREVLLLCWRDTGHPQGGGSERYLEEVGAQLAARGIKVTLRTAGYRGAAKKETVDGIEISRAGGRYSVYPRALAAIAAGRLGFGPLRGIRPDAVIDTQNGIPFFSRVVAGAPVTLLVHHCHREQWPVAGRLMGKIGWWVESRLSPRTHRDDQYLTVSLPSADELVELGVERERIAVVRNGADDIPFGVDIGGAGTRTAHPSVCVLSRLVPHKQIEDALEAVAALRPTIPDVHLDVIGGGWWEQNLRDRAHELGIGDAVTFHGHVDETRKHQVLSQSWVHVMPSRKEGWGLAVIEAAQHGVPTVGYRSSKGLTDSIVDGVTGVLVGSAEAATADVADLTAAVKTLLLEPDTRTVLGEKARVRAGEFSWTHTGNGVHEVLAGTAAGLRTSGLVSPALARPGLEHARAE; encoded by the coding sequence GTGCGAGAGGTTCTGCTGCTCTGCTGGCGCGACACCGGTCACCCGCAGGGTGGCGGCAGTGAGCGGTACCTCGAGGAGGTCGGCGCCCAGCTCGCGGCGCGGGGAATCAAGGTCACCCTCCGCACTGCCGGTTACCGCGGCGCCGCCAAGAAGGAGACCGTCGACGGCATCGAGATCAGCCGGGCAGGCGGACGGTACAGCGTCTATCCCCGCGCCCTCGCCGCGATCGCCGCCGGCCGGCTCGGGTTCGGGCCGCTCCGCGGCATCCGGCCGGACGCTGTCATCGACACCCAGAACGGCATCCCGTTCTTCTCCCGCGTCGTCGCCGGCGCACCCGTGACGCTGCTCGTCCATCACTGCCACCGCGAGCAGTGGCCGGTGGCGGGCCGGTTGATGGGCAAGATCGGCTGGTGGGTGGAATCCCGGTTGTCGCCGCGCACCCACCGGGACGACCAGTACCTCACCGTGTCGCTGCCGTCCGCCGACGAACTCGTCGAGCTGGGCGTGGAACGCGAGCGGATCGCGGTGGTGCGCAACGGCGCCGACGACATCCCCTTCGGCGTGGACATCGGCGGCGCCGGCACGAGGACCGCGCACCCCAGCGTGTGCGTGCTGTCCCGGCTCGTGCCGCACAAGCAGATCGAGGACGCGCTCGAGGCGGTCGCCGCCCTGCGCCCGACCATTCCCGACGTGCACCTCGACGTCATCGGTGGCGGGTGGTGGGAGCAGAACCTCCGCGACCGCGCACACGAGCTGGGCATCGGAGACGCCGTCACGTTCCACGGGCACGTCGACGAGACCCGCAAACACCAAGTGCTGTCGCAGTCCTGGGTGCACGTGATGCCGTCCCGCAAGGAGGGCTGGGGTCTCGCGGTCATCGAGGCCGCGCAGCACGGCGTCCCGACCGTCGGCTACCGCAGCTCCAAGGGGCTGACGGATTCGATCGTCGACGGAGTGACCGGGGTCCTGGTCGGCAGCGCGGAGGCGGCGACGGCCGACGTCGCCGACCTGACCGCGGCGGTCAAAACGCTCCTGCTCGAGCCCGACACCCGCACGGTGCTCGGTGAGAAGGCGCGTGTCCGGGCCGGTGAATTCTCCTGGACGCACACCGGGAACGGCGTGCACGAGGTGCTGGCGGGCACGGCCGCGGGCCTGCGCACGTCAGGGCTGGTGTCGCCGGCGCTGGCGCGTCCGGGCCTCGAGCACGCCCGCGCCGAGTAG
- a CDS encoding ROK family protein, which produces MVALALDIGGTKIAAGTVDADGTVPHPATTPTPATAVAAACAALLREVAGNAKVTSVGIACAGPVDTVAGTVSPINIEEWAGGFGLVGLVQEVFPGVRTRLAMDGAAAALGEYHHGAGRGAPDLLSLVVSTGIGGGVVLGGRIATGRTGNAGHIGHLVVPGGTEPCTCGGVGCLETVASGPSSVRWARSRGWRGSTGVELARAAADGDAIAVASLDRAGTALGQAIASAAALLDVDLAVIGGGFAQAGPPLWEPMHRAAARHARLSFVADLRVVPAELGASGTLVGAAVLAAGEG; this is translated from the coding sequence GTGGTCGCGCTGGCACTCGACATCGGCGGCACCAAGATCGCCGCCGGGACCGTCGACGCGGACGGCACGGTGCCGCACCCGGCGACCACGCCGACGCCGGCGACCGCGGTCGCCGCCGCGTGCGCCGCCCTGCTGCGCGAGGTCGCGGGAAACGCGAAGGTCACGTCGGTCGGCATCGCGTGCGCGGGACCGGTCGACACGGTCGCCGGCACCGTGTCGCCCATCAACATCGAGGAGTGGGCGGGCGGGTTCGGCCTGGTCGGCCTCGTGCAGGAAGTCTTTCCCGGCGTGCGGACCCGACTCGCCATGGACGGCGCCGCGGCCGCGCTCGGCGAATATCACCACGGCGCCGGTCGCGGTGCCCCCGACCTGCTGAGTCTCGTCGTGTCCACCGGCATCGGCGGCGGGGTGGTCCTCGGCGGCCGCATCGCCACCGGCCGGACCGGCAACGCGGGCCACATCGGGCACCTGGTGGTCCCCGGCGGAACCGAGCCCTGCACGTGCGGCGGAGTCGGATGCCTGGAGACGGTCGCCAGCGGACCCTCGTCGGTGCGCTGGGCCCGGTCCCGGGGATGGCGCGGGTCGACCGGCGTCGAATTGGCGCGGGCCGCCGCGGACGGCGACGCGATCGCGGTGGCGTCCCTCGACCGCGCGGGGACCGCACTGGGGCAGGCGATCGCGTCCGCCGCGGCCCTGCTCGATGTCGATCTCGCGGTGATCGGTGGGGGATTCGCGCAGGCCGGGCCGCCGTTGTGGGAGCCGATGCACCGGGCCGCGGCCCGCCACGCCCGGCTGTC
- a CDS encoding DUF3068 domain-containing protein, whose amino-acid sequence MAERSGPSRILACILVGLGAFLLAVAILIPTYTVGKLEKTPLDLEVTTIAEGSGSVLNSQALLAGKAEVNTNVPLVSQRYVTTEDPANADVVTLQAGQTLRRTDKQGDTGLLSAIVDRNTVDRKTSMPTNDPVGTIQTQPNQPAEEVPRDGLQYKFPFNSEKQSYPYFDLNARATQDINFVEETEINGLKVYHYNQTIDPVDLSKVVNSPTNKLTLPAEAWGVPGGTLPVTMTRWYTNVRDLWVEPETGVVVKGQEQLHQYYARNKDKPEIDVLKVELPFNEQTIEYQVQQAKDGMDKISTFGRTVPIIAGILGLIALIAGLFLGLRGGKGNQPAPADGGDYPQSGGGRHVDLGKSEAPTEQHDWTTDKTEEIPVQDPRRYDER is encoded by the coding sequence ATGGCGGAGCGCTCAGGGCCGAGCCGGATACTTGCTTGCATTCTGGTGGGCCTCGGTGCCTTCCTCTTGGCCGTCGCCATTCTCATTCCCACCTACACGGTGGGCAAATTGGAGAAGACGCCCTTGGACCTCGAAGTGACCACGATCGCCGAAGGTTCCGGCAGCGTGCTCAACTCGCAGGCACTTCTCGCAGGCAAGGCCGAAGTCAACACGAACGTTCCACTGGTGTCACAGCGTTACGTCACCACCGAGGACCCCGCGAACGCGGACGTCGTCACTCTCCAGGCGGGGCAGACGCTGCGGCGCACCGACAAGCAGGGCGACACCGGTCTGCTGTCCGCGATCGTCGACCGCAACACCGTCGACCGCAAGACGTCGATGCCGACCAACGACCCGGTGGGCACCATCCAGACGCAGCCCAACCAGCCGGCCGAGGAAGTTCCGCGCGACGGACTGCAGTACAAGTTCCCGTTCAACTCGGAGAAGCAGAGCTACCCCTACTTCGACCTGAACGCGCGCGCCACCCAGGACATCAACTTCGTCGAGGAGACGGAGATCAACGGCCTGAAGGTGTACCACTACAACCAGACGATCGATCCCGTCGACCTGTCGAAGGTCGTCAACTCGCCCACCAACAAGCTGACGCTGCCCGCCGAAGCCTGGGGCGTCCCCGGTGGCACCCTCCCCGTCACGATGACCCGCTGGTACACCAACGTGCGTGACCTGTGGGTGGAGCCCGAGACCGGTGTCGTCGTCAAGGGCCAGGAGCAGCTGCACCAGTACTACGCCCGCAACAAGGACAAGCCGGAGATCGACGTCCTGAAGGTGGAACTGCCGTTCAACGAGCAGACCATCGAGTACCAGGTCCAGCAGGCCAAGGACGGCATGGACAAGATCAGCACGTTCGGTCGCACGGTGCCGATCATCGCCGGCATCCTCGGTCTCATCGCCCTGATCGCCGGACTGTTCCTGGGTCTGCGCGGCGGCAAGGGCAACCAGCCCGCGCCGGCCGACGGTGGTGACTACCCGCAGAGCGGTGGGGGGCGGCACGTCGACCTGGGCAAGTCGGAGGCTCCCACGGAGCAGCACGACTGGACCACGGACAAGACGGAAGAGATTCCCGTCCAGGATCCGCGCCGGTACGACGAGCGGTAG